From a single Pseudalkalibacillus hwajinpoensis genomic region:
- the ybeY gene encoding rRNA maturation RNase YbeY: MSLAIDFYDETNTITEEQLNMLLELVNHAAIEEGVDAGSELSIMFVDNDRITEINREYRGKDQATDVISFALDDEEEGEVPLNLGEEVPHLLGEIVISVQKITEQSLEYAHSFDRELGFLTVHGFLHLLGYDHMTEEDEVEMFGKQKVYLEQYGLTR; encoded by the coding sequence ATGAGCCTGGCAATTGATTTTTATGACGAAACGAATACTATTACAGAGGAGCAACTCAACATGCTGCTGGAGTTAGTGAATCACGCAGCAATCGAAGAGGGCGTTGATGCCGGTAGCGAGTTATCGATTATGTTTGTAGACAACGATCGTATTACTGAGATTAATCGCGAGTATCGCGGCAAAGATCAGGCAACGGACGTGATCTCATTCGCGCTGGACGACGAAGAAGAAGGAGAGGTACCCCTCAATCTCGGAGAAGAAGTTCCTCATCTACTTGGTGAAATCGTGATTTCTGTTCAGAAAATAACTGAGCAGTCATTAGAGTATGCACACAGCTTTGACCGCGAATTAGGTTTTTTAACGGTCCATGGCTTTCTTCATTTGCTTGGATACGACCATATGACAGAAGAAGATGAAGTAGAAATGTTTGGAAAACAAAAGGTTTACCTGGAGCAGTATGGCCTCACGAGGTAA
- a CDS encoding diacylglycerol kinase family protein — translation MASRGNSSRLSRFLNSFNYASQGFRYLVRNEQNFLFHLIAGSMVLISGIILGLSLIKFSILLGVIGVMLSLEALNTGIERAIDLITEEDHPIAKIAKDVSAAAVFLFAIISVIIGILLFFEPIIQLFQS, via the coding sequence ATGGCCTCACGAGGTAACAGTTCCAGGCTATCCCGCTTTTTGAATAGCTTCAATTATGCTTCTCAAGGATTTCGATACTTAGTCCGCAATGAACAAAATTTTTTATTTCATCTTATCGCGGGAAGTATGGTGTTGATCAGTGGCATCATACTCGGTTTGTCACTCATTAAATTTTCTATTTTACTTGGGGTTATCGGAGTTATGCTTAGTCTTGAGGCCTTAAATACAGGAATTGAGAGAGCGATCGATTTAATTACAGAAGAAGACCATCCGATTGCAAAAATAGCAAAAGATGTATCAGCGGCAGCAGTATTTCTTTTTGCTATTATTTCAGTTATAATCGGTATCCTTCTCTTTTTCGAACCGATTATCCAATTGTTTCAGTCATAA
- a CDS encoding cytidine deaminase yields the protein MDKQMLIEEAKKAREMAYVPYSSFKVGAALLSEDGTVFGGCNIENAAYSMCNCAERTALFKAYSEGHKTYKAIAVVADTKRPVPPCGACRQVISELCDPNMQVILTNLDGKIHELTVSELLPGAFSPEDLNE from the coding sequence ATGGATAAGCAAATGTTGATTGAAGAAGCTAAAAAAGCAAGAGAAATGGCGTACGTACCCTATTCCAGCTTCAAAGTTGGAGCAGCGCTGCTTTCAGAAGATGGCACTGTATTTGGTGGCTGTAATATTGAAAATGCGGCATACAGCATGTGTAACTGTGCCGAACGTACAGCTTTATTTAAAGCGTACTCAGAAGGTCATAAAACGTATAAAGCTATTGCAGTAGTTGCAGATACTAAACGTCCAGTGCCACCATGTGGTGCCTGTCGTCAGGTGATCTCAGAGCTTTGTGATCCAAATATGCAAGTTATTTTAACGAATTTAGATGGAAAAATACATGAATTAACCGTCAGTGAGCTACTTCCTGGCGCATTTTCACCGGAGGATTTGAATGAGTAA
- the era gene encoding GTPase Era has translation MSKEVFKSGFVSIVGRPNVGKSTLLNEVIGQKIAIMSDKAQTTRNKVQGVYSTDDAQVVFIDTPGIHKPKHKLGDFMIKMAQSSLNEVDLILFVINAEEGYGAGDQYIIDRLQNVDSPVFLVINKIDQVHPDQLFPMINFYKEKYSFAEIIPISALQGNNVNTLLDQVIRYLDEGPQYYPSDHVTDHPERFIVAELVREKVLHLTREEIPHSVTVVTEQMIKREDSDVIDIHVTVVVERSSQKGIIIGKQGKMLKEVGKRARQDIEALLGSRVFMEIWVKVVKDWRNKPSSLRDYGYREDDY, from the coding sequence ATGAGTAAAGAAGTTTTTAAGTCAGGTTTTGTATCGATTGTTGGTAGACCTAATGTTGGGAAATCAACCCTCTTGAACGAGGTGATTGGCCAGAAGATTGCGATTATGAGTGATAAAGCTCAAACTACTCGCAATAAAGTACAGGGCGTCTATTCAACAGACGACGCGCAGGTTGTTTTTATTGATACGCCAGGGATTCATAAGCCAAAACATAAGCTTGGCGACTTTATGATTAAAATGGCGCAAAGTTCCTTAAATGAAGTGGATTTAATTTTATTCGTTATTAATGCTGAGGAAGGCTATGGGGCCGGGGATCAGTATATCATTGACCGACTTCAAAATGTCGATAGTCCTGTTTTCCTTGTTATAAATAAAATTGATCAGGTCCATCCTGACCAGTTGTTTCCAATGATTAATTTTTATAAAGAAAAGTATTCATTTGCTGAGATTATTCCAATATCCGCTCTCCAGGGTAATAATGTAAATACCCTTCTTGATCAAGTTATTAGGTACCTTGATGAAGGACCGCAATATTATCCAAGTGATCATGTGACGGACCACCCTGAACGCTTTATAGTCGCTGAGCTGGTGAGAGAAAAAGTGCTCCACTTAACTCGTGAGGAGATCCCTCATTCGGTCACAGTTGTGACGGAACAGATGATTAAGCGTGAAGACTCGGATGTCATTGACATTCATGTTACGGTGGTTGTCGAGCGATCTTCCCAAAAAGGAATTATCATCGGTAAGCAGGGAAAAATGCTTAAAGAAGTTGGCAAGCGTGCAAGGCAGGACATTGAAGCACTTCTTGGTTCTCGGGTCTTTATGGAAATCTGGGTTAAGGTTGTGAAGGACTGGCGCAATAAACCATCTTCTTTACGTGATTATGGTTACCGAGAAGATGACTATTAA
- a CDS encoding YqzL family protein, protein MLEFTWKIFCETGNIDTYLLLKEMETPNNEEFDSHADVEEVTRLT, encoded by the coding sequence GTGTTAGAGTTTACCTGGAAAATATTTTGTGAGACAGGAAACATCGATACTTATCTTCTTCTGAAGGAAATGGAAACACCGAACAATGAAGAATTTGATTCTCACGCTGATGTGGAAGAAGTAACTCGCCTCACTTGA